A genome region from Thermomonospora amylolytica includes the following:
- a CDS encoding EboA domain-containing protein, whose product MTQVDQSLDRERLLDGVLDEHGRSWLADAVRRVREREEAVLELFPVAARACGRAPVPGMPGVTADLLVRERLLAALPGRGAALGDLLWRIYRYGDASERIAVLTALGRLDADGALGEHGLQIVRDAIRTNDTRLIEAAVGPYGARHLPDGEYRQAVLKCVFVGVPLSAVAGLKRRADRELARMLADYAHERTVAGRDVPADVWPLIRRHPDVTEGRRLPEGQV is encoded by the coding sequence ATGACGCAAGTGGACCAGTCGCTCGACCGCGAGCGGCTGCTGGACGGAGTGCTGGACGAACACGGCCGGAGCTGGCTGGCGGACGCGGTACGGCGCGTCCGGGAACGGGAGGAGGCCGTCCTGGAGCTGTTCCCGGTGGCGGCGCGGGCCTGCGGGCGCGCGCCGGTGCCGGGGATGCCGGGGGTGACGGCCGACCTTCTCGTCCGGGAACGGCTCCTGGCCGCCCTGCCCGGCCGGGGCGCGGCGCTGGGCGACCTGCTGTGGCGGATCTACCGGTACGGCGACGCGTCCGAACGGATCGCGGTGCTCACGGCGCTCGGCAGGCTGGACGCCGACGGCGCGCTGGGCGAGCACGGGCTGCAGATCGTGCGGGACGCGATACGGACCAACGACACCCGGCTGATCGAGGCGGCCGTCGGCCCGTACGGGGCGCGGCACCTCCCCGACGGCGAGTACCGGCAGGCGGTGCTCAAGTGCGTGTTCGTCGGCGTTCCGCTGTCGGCGGTGGCCGGGCTGAAGCGGCGGGCCGACCGCGAGCTGGCGCGGATGCTGGCCGACTACGCCCACGAACGCACCGTCGCCGGGCGCGACGTCCCGGCGGACGTGTGGCCGCTGATCCGGCGGCACCCGGACGTGACGGAAGGCAGGCGACTCCCGGAAGGACAGGTCTGA
- a CDS encoding inositol-3-phosphate synthase, whose protein sequence is MRVGVWLVGGRGSVATTVVTGAAAIRSGLLPPVGCVTETADFAGAGLPGLDALVFGGHDIAGAAPMAKRAEELARAGVVPPWSPAAVAGELEDADAEIRVGLVAGEPGTLREQADRLIADLVSFRERRDLERVVVVNVASTEPPFPRRPEHADLGALESALAASGDVLPPSSVYAYAALRAGCPYIDFTPSTGVRLPALDELARRMGVPYAGSDAKTGETLVKTALAPMFAARALAVRAWSGTNLLGGGDGATLADPQASRSKKISKDRSLTEILGHRVEGETHIDYVRPMGEWKTAWDHVLFEGFGGVRMTLQFTWQGCDSALAAPLVLDLARLAARAHETGESGPLTALGFFFKDPIGVREHRLALQYELLCEWAARLGARA, encoded by the coding sequence ATGAGGGTCGGTGTCTGGTTGGTGGGGGGCCGCGGCTCCGTGGCGACGACGGTGGTCACCGGGGCGGCGGCGATCAGGTCCGGGCTGCTCCCGCCGGTGGGGTGCGTCACCGAGACGGCGGACTTCGCGGGGGCGGGGCTGCCGGGCCTGGACGCGCTGGTGTTCGGCGGCCACGACATCGCCGGGGCGGCGCCGATGGCCAAGCGGGCCGAGGAACTGGCCCGCGCCGGGGTGGTGCCGCCGTGGTCGCCGGCCGCGGTGGCCGGTGAGCTGGAGGACGCGGACGCGGAGATCCGCGTCGGCCTGGTCGCCGGGGAGCCGGGAACGCTGCGCGAGCAGGCCGACCGGCTGATCGCCGATCTGGTCTCGTTCCGGGAGCGGCGGGACCTGGAACGGGTCGTCGTGGTCAACGTGGCGTCCACCGAGCCGCCGTTCCCGCGGCGGCCGGAGCACGCCGACCTCGGCGCGCTGGAAAGCGCCCTGGCCGCGTCCGGCGACGTGCTGCCGCCGAGTTCGGTCTACGCGTACGCGGCGCTGCGGGCGGGCTGCCCGTACATCGACTTCACCCCGTCCACCGGCGTGCGGCTGCCCGCGCTGGACGAACTGGCCCGCCGGATGGGCGTGCCGTACGCGGGCAGTGACGCCAAGACCGGGGAGACGCTGGTCAAGACGGCGCTGGCGCCGATGTTCGCGGCCCGGGCGCTGGCCGTGCGGGCCTGGTCGGGCACCAACCTGCTGGGCGGCGGGGACGGGGCGACGCTGGCCGACCCGCAGGCCAGCCGCAGCAAGAAGATCTCCAAGGACCGGTCGCTCACCGAGATCCTCGGCCATCGGGTCGAGGGCGAGACCCACATCGACTACGTGCGGCCGATGGGGGAGTGGAAGACCGCCTGGGACCACGTGCTGTTCGAGGGGTTCGGCGGGGTGCGGATGACCCTGCAGTTCACCTGGCAGGGCTGCGACTCGGCGCTGGCCGCCCCGCTGGTGCTGGACCTGGCCCGGCTGGCGGCCCGCGCCCACGAGACGGGCGAGTCGGGTCCGCTGACGGCGCTGGGCTTCTTCTTCAAGGACCCGATCGGCGTGCGGGAGCACCGGCTCGCCCTCCAGTACGAGCTGCTGTGCGAGTGGGCGGCCCGGCTGGGGGCCCGCGCATGA
- a CDS encoding TatD family hydrolase — translation MRIFDPHIHMTSRTTDDYEAMYTAGVRAVVEPAFWLGQPRTSPDTFADYFDSLLGWEPYRASQFGIRHHCTIALNPKEAGDPRCRPVLDLVPRYLAKDGVVAVGEVGYDSMTPDEDEVFAVQLEMARDAGLPVLVHTPHRDKAAGTRRSLDVVRESGLPPERVLIDHLNEPTVAMVKESGCWMGFSVYPDTKMDEDRMVRILKEYGTERMLVNSAADWGRSDPLKTRRVGEAMLAAGFTEVDVDTVLWDNPVAFYGQSGRLDLAETEPAAFYAGNTIKRGG, via the coding sequence ATGCGCATCTTCGACCCGCACATCCACATGACCTCCCGCACCACCGACGACTACGAAGCCATGTACACCGCCGGGGTGCGGGCCGTGGTCGAGCCGGCGTTCTGGCTCGGCCAGCCGCGCACCTCGCCGGACACGTTCGCCGACTACTTCGACTCGCTGCTGGGCTGGGAGCCGTACCGGGCGTCCCAGTTCGGCATCCGGCACCACTGCACGATCGCGCTCAACCCCAAGGAGGCGGGCGATCCCCGCTGCCGTCCCGTGCTCGACCTGGTGCCCCGCTATCTGGCCAAGGACGGGGTGGTGGCGGTCGGCGAGGTCGGCTACGACTCGATGACCCCCGACGAGGACGAGGTGTTCGCCGTCCAGCTCGAGATGGCCCGCGACGCCGGCCTGCCCGTGCTCGTGCACACCCCGCACCGCGACAAGGCCGCCGGCACCCGCCGCAGCCTGGACGTGGTCCGCGAGTCCGGGCTGCCGCCCGAGCGGGTGCTGATCGACCATCTCAACGAGCCGACCGTGGCGATGGTGAAGGAATCGGGATGCTGGATGGGATTCTCGGTCTATCCGGACACCAAGATGGACGAAGATCGGATGGTGAGGATCCTCAAGGAGTACGGCACGGAACGCATGCTGGTGAACTCGGCCGCCGACTGGGGCCGCAGCGACCCGCTCAAGACCCGCCGGGTCGGGGAGGCGATGCTGGCGGCGGGTTTCACCGAGGTCGACGTGGACACCGTCCTGTGGGACAACCCGGTGGCCTTCTACGGCCAGAGCGGCCGGCTCGACCTCGCCGAGACGGAGCCTGCGGCGTTCTACGCCGGCAACACCATCAAACGAGGCGGATGA
- the eboE gene encoding metabolite traffic protein EboE has protein sequence MRFRHRDGTLVHVAYCTNVHPAEDLDGVIAQFTRYARPIRDRLGVNRLGVGLWLARPVADMLTADPGELLRLRRAVDKAGLEVVTINGFPYQGFHSEVVKHDVYHPDWTQPERMRYTLDLARILTRLLPDDVRHGSISTLPVAWREPWSAAQEELARRRQDRLDRELIALASATGRSIRVAFEPEPGCLVESTAQAAEHLLGDRRFLGVCLDACHLAVGFEDPAAALDRLAAAGLPVVKLQASCALQADQPADPETRKALNAFVEPRFLHQTRERGVAAGVDDLDAALDGELPGEHEWRVHYHVPLHAEPAEPLRSTRPVLTGALETLFGGERALTDHVEVETYTWEVLPGHTRTKEALINGIVAELTWTRDELVRLGLKEEN, from the coding sequence ATGCGCTTTCGGCATCGCGACGGAACCCTCGTGCACGTCGCGTACTGCACCAACGTTCACCCGGCCGAAGACCTCGACGGAGTGATCGCCCAGTTCACCCGGTACGCCCGTCCCATCCGCGACCGGCTGGGGGTGAACCGGCTGGGGGTCGGGCTGTGGCTGGCCCGGCCCGTGGCCGACATGCTCACCGCCGACCCCGGCGAGCTGCTGCGGCTGCGCCGCGCCGTCGACAAGGCCGGGCTGGAGGTCGTCACCATCAACGGCTTCCCGTACCAGGGCTTCCACAGCGAGGTGGTCAAGCACGACGTGTACCACCCGGACTGGACCCAGCCCGAACGGATGCGCTACACCCTCGACCTGGCCCGCATCCTCACCCGGCTGCTGCCCGACGACGTGCGGCACGGCAGCATCTCCACCCTGCCGGTGGCGTGGCGGGAGCCCTGGTCGGCGGCCCAGGAGGAGCTGGCCCGGCGGCGGCAGGACCGGCTGGACCGCGAGCTGATCGCGCTGGCCTCGGCCACCGGCCGCAGCATCCGGGTGGCCTTCGAGCCCGAGCCCGGCTGCCTGGTGGAGTCCACCGCCCAGGCCGCCGAGCACCTGCTGGGCGACCGGCGGTTCCTGGGGGTGTGCCTGGACGCCTGCCATCTGGCGGTGGGCTTCGAGGACCCGGCCGCCGCGCTGGACCGGCTGGCCGCCGCCGGCCTGCCGGTGGTCAAGCTCCAGGCGTCCTGCGCCCTGCAGGCCGACCAGCCCGCCGACCCGGAGACCCGTAAGGCGCTGAACGCGTTCGTCGAGCCCCGCTTCCTGCACCAGACCAGGGAGCGGGGCGTGGCCGCCGGCGTCGACGACCTGGACGCCGCCCTCGACGGGGAACTGCCCGGCGAGCACGAGTGGCGCGTCCACTACCACGTCCCGCTGCACGCCGAACCGGCCGAGCCGCTGCGCTCCACCCGGCCGGTGCTGACCGGCGCGCTGGAGACCCTGTTCGGCGGCGAACGCGCGCTCACCGACCACGTGGAGGTCGAGACCTACACCTGGGAGGTCCTGCCGGGCCACACCCGGACCAAGGAGGCGCTGATCAACGGCATCGTCGCCGAGCTCACCTGGACCCGCGACGAGCTGGTCCGCCTGGGCCTCAAAGAGGAGAACTGA
- a CDS encoding sulfotransferase family protein — MLQVIGAGFPRTGTSSMKAALELLGFGPCHHMFEVIMRPGLAERWLAVGEGGTPDWEHVFEGYRSAVDWPAGFYWRELAEAYPQAKVLLTVRDPHRWFASMHTIMDAARQAIPPDVQGPLKVMGDLRPMLDRMWTRTFGAPMDQPPGEEKAVEVFERHTRLVREAVPAERLLVYEVGRGWEPLCEFLGVPVPDAPFPHLNDSAAMRRMFEDAVGGGPMVTPFGTVRGG; from the coding sequence ATGCTGCAGGTGATCGGGGCGGGGTTTCCGCGGACGGGGACCAGTTCGATGAAGGCGGCGCTGGAGCTGCTGGGGTTCGGGCCCTGCCACCACATGTTCGAGGTGATCATGCGGCCGGGGCTCGCCGAGCGGTGGCTGGCGGTCGGTGAGGGCGGGACGCCGGACTGGGAGCACGTCTTCGAGGGCTACCGGTCGGCGGTGGACTGGCCCGCCGGGTTCTACTGGCGTGAACTGGCCGAGGCGTACCCGCAGGCCAAGGTGCTCCTCACCGTTCGCGACCCGCACCGCTGGTTCGCCAGCATGCACACCATCATGGACGCGGCGAGGCAGGCGATCCCGCCGGACGTGCAGGGCCCTCTGAAGGTGATGGGGGATCTGCGTCCGATGCTGGACCGGATGTGGACGCGGACGTTCGGCGCCCCCATGGATCAGCCGCCCGGCGAGGAGAAGGCGGTGGAGGTCTTCGAGCGGCACACCCGTCTGGTCCGGGAGGCCGTCCCCGCCGAGCGGCTGCTGGTGTACGAGGTGGGCCGGGGCTGGGAGCCGCTGTGCGAGTTCCTGGGCGTGCCGGTGCCCGACGCCCCGTTCCCGCACCTCAACGACAGCGCGGCCATGCGGCGGATGTTCGAGGACGCCGTGGGCGGCGGGCCCATGGTCACGCCGTTCGGCACCGTCCGGGGCGGCTGA
- a CDS encoding sugar phosphate isomerase/epimerase family protein gives MRFAYGTNGFANHRLDEALAVLADLGYDGVALTLDGGHLDPFDADLARRVDKVAARLGELGLGVVVETGGRYVLDPRRKHRPTLLDAPPEADRRVDLLLRAVRVAADLGAEAMSFWSGAADPGLPEETAWRRLTEGVARVVAEADRRDVRLGFEPEPGMFVDTIAGFEDLHARLGAPSALGITLDIGHCRCLEPEPVPDCVRRAAPRLVNVQIEDMRRGVHEHLEFGEGEIDFPPVLAALDACGYRGLVGVELPRHSHAAPAVAERSLRFLRAAADEAGITREANR, from the coding sequence ATGAGGTTCGCCTACGGGACCAACGGGTTCGCGAACCACCGGCTGGACGAGGCGCTCGCCGTGCTGGCCGACCTCGGGTACGACGGGGTGGCGCTGACCCTGGACGGCGGGCACCTCGACCCGTTCGACGCGGACCTGGCGCGCAGGGTGGACAAGGTCGCCGCCCGGCTGGGCGAGCTGGGCCTCGGCGTGGTCGTGGAGACCGGCGGGCGCTATGTCCTGGACCCGCGCCGCAAGCACCGGCCGACGCTGCTGGACGCGCCCCCCGAGGCCGACCGTCGGGTCGACCTGCTGCTGCGGGCCGTCCGGGTGGCCGCCGACCTGGGCGCGGAGGCGATGTCGTTCTGGAGCGGCGCGGCGGACCCGGGCCTGCCGGAGGAGACGGCGTGGCGGCGGCTCACCGAGGGCGTCGCCCGGGTCGTCGCCGAGGCCGACCGCCGTGACGTCCGGCTCGGCTTCGAACCCGAGCCGGGGATGTTCGTCGACACCATCGCGGGCTTCGAGGACCTGCACGCCCGGCTGGGCGCGCCGTCCGCGCTCGGGATCACGCTGGACATCGGGCACTGCCGCTGCCTGGAGCCCGAGCCCGTTCCCGACTGCGTCCGCCGGGCCGCTCCCCGCCTGGTGAACGTGCAGATCGAGGACATGCGGCGGGGGGTGCACGAGCACCTGGAGTTCGGCGAAGGGGAGATCGACTTTCCGCCGGTGCTGGCCGCGCTGGACGCCTGCGGATACCGCGGGCTGGTCGGCGTGGAACTGCCCCGGCACAGCCATGCCGCACCCGCGGTCGCGGAGCGTTCGCTCCGCTTCCTGCGGGCCGCGGCCGACGAAGCGGGGATCACTCGGGAGGCGAACCGATGA
- a CDS encoding SCO3242 family prenyltransferase — MNVVDLTELVRAPAALTVPGDVLAGGAGGPAAAVSSVCLYWAGMALNDYADRAVDAGERPRRPIPSGRVAPNAALALAAGLTGAGLAAAAVTGGRRRLALALPLAVTVWAYDLRFKGTAVGPVVMAAARVQDVLLGGGARALLPALAIGVHTCGVTVLSRGEVRGTDGVPAYVALAATAVAAVLAARPVRSEPLGRRAARLCLAAAYAGSVGWAQTRAARRRDPVTVRAAVGAGICGLLPLQAAFTAAQGRTATAAALAAIHPVARLLSRKVSPT; from the coding sequence ATGAACGTCGTCGACCTGACGGAACTGGTGCGGGCCCCGGCGGCGCTGACCGTGCCCGGGGACGTGCTCGCCGGGGGCGCCGGCGGGCCGGCGGCGGCGGTGTCGTCGGTGTGCCTGTACTGGGCGGGGATGGCGCTCAACGACTACGCCGACCGGGCGGTGGACGCGGGCGAACGTCCCCGGCGCCCGATCCCCTCCGGCCGGGTGGCCCCGAACGCCGCGCTGGCGCTCGCCGCAGGGCTCACCGGGGCGGGCCTGGCCGCCGCGGCCGTGACCGGGGGACGCCGGAGGCTGGCCTTGGCGCTGCCGCTGGCGGTGACGGTCTGGGCGTACGACCTGAGGTTCAAGGGGACGGCGGTGGGTCCCGTGGTGATGGCGGCGGCCAGGGTGCAGGACGTGCTGCTCGGCGGCGGCGCGAGGGCGCTCCTGCCCGCGCTGGCGATCGGCGTGCACACCTGCGGCGTCACGGTGCTCAGCCGAGGCGAGGTCCGGGGGACGGACGGCGTGCCCGCCTACGTGGCGCTGGCGGCGACGGCCGTGGCGGCCGTTCTCGCGGCCCGGCCCGTACGGAGCGAGCCGCTGGGGCGAAGGGCCGCGAGGCTGTGCCTGGCCGCCGCCTACGCCGGGTCGGTGGGGTGGGCGCAGACGCGGGCCGCCCGGCGCCGTGACCCGGTCACCGTCCGCGCGGCCGTGGGCGCGGGGATCTGTGGCCTGCTGCCGTTGCAGGCCGCGTTCACCGCCGCGCAGGGCCGTACCGCCACCGCCGCCGCCCTCGCCGCGATCCACCCGGTGGCGCGGCTGCTCTCACGGAAGGTGTCACCGACATGA